In Sciurus carolinensis chromosome 16, mSciCar1.2, whole genome shotgun sequence, the genomic window GCAGAGGCAGCCCAGGCTTGGGTCCTGCTCAGCTCCTGTTCTtctggtccccagggcagcagaAGGGTGCCCTCAACTCCAGGGTCCCATCAAAAACACTCCAGAGTAGTCAAGGAGCAAGTCGGCTGAAAGGGGGTCCACAGTACCCCCAGGCAGGGAGCCTCAGATGGTTTGGTGTCTGCTGACATGGAAGCCCTTGGGAAGATGGTGCCCTTATGGCCAGCTGGGCAGGTGGGCAGCTCAGGCCCGGAAGGAGGCTTTGACCACGCGGCCCTTCAGGGGTTGTGGTGGCCGGAAGTTGTTCACCATGTGGATCCTCTCATCATCCTCCGAGGTGAAAAGTAGGCTCCGGAACTTCTCCATCTTGAGGAGGCAAAAAGGATAAAATGGGGGTGGTCCCAGACACAGCACCTGGCATATCCTCACCCCACCAGCTCAACCCTTCTTTCCTCCTATATTTGACTTGTCCCCACTGATCCTCACTCATTCTCCTCTTTGAGACCCCAGTCACAGATATTTACTCACTGAAGGGCCTCTGAACTCCACTTAGTTCTAGTCCCAGTCCTGTCCAGCTAAGGTGTATTAACAAATGCAGCAATTCAATTCCAACAGAGTAGGACCCAGGTATCACCCCTCCCAGTACACATCTAGGTCCTAAAGACTAACAATCAAGCTAACTCTCAACCAAGAATCCAAACTTTACTAGCAACATGGTGGGGGGCACCCTGCTTTGGCTGGGCCCTGAGTGCCCCCTTAGCCTGTGGCTCTGGGAGGACTCACCTGCCTCTCAGAGATGCTGATGGGCTCTCGGAGTACAATCCAGGTGACACTCTCACTGAGAGGGGGTGTGGTCAGGGAGCCTGGGTAGGTCCAGTAGTGCCGGCTGGTGGGCAGGAGGCACTTGGGGTTGAAGCAGCTGAACTGGGCCTTGGTGCCCTGGGTAGGGGGGGAACCCAGAAGTCAGCATAGACCTCCCACCAGGACCCACCCAGCAGCTTCCCCACCCACTTCTGTCAACAGGATTCAGGTTTCTTTGCTCACTGATGCAAATTGTGGGCAAATGTCTATGACCCCAGATGCCACCTCCCAGGCTAGGCTGGGCCTTCAGCacccatttttttctatgtaaaagTTGTGGCTTCTGGGGCTCCTGGTCACCATGTTCACTCCCTTGCCTTCAGAGTCCCTCAGGGGCAGTGTTTGTCAGACCACCATTCATGTGACCAGCATCTCATGAATTCTATACACAAATGGGTTGCATGCCAGGTACTAGTGGGGCAGTGGACCCTAGTGAAGAGGAGTCAGGAGATGGACCTGGAGGTATTGTCCCTTGCCCTTGGTCTCAGCCTGGGTTTGCTGCCAGAATAGAGGAGTGAATGGGCCCACTCGTGAAccatcctcttcctctctgcctaCGGAGCTGCTCAGGATCAGGGACAGGGAACCCTGGTCTCACCTTAAACCGAACCATGTAGAGTGCATCCGTCAGACGATTCATGCTGGGGTGCTCATCCCCTGTCTGTCAGGGAGAAAGCGGTGTGAGCCTGCATTCCAGAGGTAGGGAAATACCAGGCCTCCCATGCTCTTCCTggtcccagagacccaccactCACCTCCAGGAAGACACCAACCACAGCCAGGCCATCGGGTGCTGAGGCTGCCTCTCCAAAGGTGCTATACTTCTTGGCATTCCAGTGAACTAGATGTAGCTGGAGAAGCAAGAACAGGACAGGCCAAACTAGGGCTTAGGGCCTTGGGGACAATGGAACTCTGAGCCAGGCCTTCCTTACTCCTACTGGACTTCCACCCCTCTGCAGGGAAGGCTGTCAAATTCCCCAGGCTTGGGATCCTGGGAGTCCAAGGGAGCCCCCAAGGAACCCAGTGAGCATCTACCCAGGTCTGGGCCCAACCCTTCCCCAAGCCCCAAGGGACCCAAGGAGGAATCTAACTCAGGTCCTGCCTTCCAGTGAAATAGCTAAGAAATGAATGATGGCCATCGATGGTGACATTTGGAGGTGGCCCCTGCAGCTGAGTTCAAAGAAGCAGCAGAGGGTTATCAGACAAAAGCCTGGGGGAAAGGCATTTTTGGCAAAAGGAATGGGAGTATGAGGAGCACAAGAGACCCAAGTGTGGATAAGTGCATGCGTTCATCACAGGCAGCCCGGTGGGGAAGAGGCAGGGGAAGGGCAGGCCAGGCCAGGCGAGTCTGTGCAGGGGCGTGAATGCCAGGTTCAGCTCCTGAAGGGTTTTCAGCAGGGTGTGGTGGGACTGGGCAGGCCCTTCAGAAAACCAATGCATAGACCAGGACAGCAGTGGGCGGAGCTCAGGAAGATACTGTGCTGGGGGCAGGTAGATGGCATCTCTCCCAAAGGCCCCCGTGTGTTCCCCTTATCCTCTCCAAAGCTCCACCAAGAAATGCTCAAGCCATTGACTATGGTGTCCCTTATCCCTTCCCCAGGCAGCAGAGGGATAGGTGGAGAGGGCCCTCACCTCGCTGGGGAACGACTTGCCGTCCACAGTGTGCTCTGAGCCTGCGTCATGCTTCTTTCCCCAGTGGAAGTGGAACTGCCTGAGGCGGTAGGGCCCTTCCAGGGGGCCCCCAGTCACCACTGTGGGTAGAAGTGGGGTTTGTGGCGATGGGCGTGGGAGGACCCACACTGCCTGGTAGTGGCGGTGTCAGGTCCAGGGCAGCAGCCCAGGAAGGGCGTGTGTGTTTCATGTGGAGAGTCCACTCGTCTGGCCAGGTTGGGGTGAGTCCCCACCGTCCATCAGAGCCTTTAATCTGGGTCAGGGCAGAAATCCTGCCAACCTGCAGCCTGGAGGATAACCCTCCACTGGGCTATCCTCCCCACTCCTGATTTCTTGTGGAAGCTAGGCCCCCATTGGCACTAATAGTAGACCTCCCCTTTCTGGATCTCTGACGTAGGCTGGCTTGCAAGGATTCATTTGTTTAGTCCTCATAATAGCCCATGAGGGGCAGAATCTATTcttatctctattttataaaggaggaaactgaggcacagagagggcaaGGCATTTGCCCACAGTTACACAGCAAGGCACTGAGCTATGGTATGACCCTGTATCTCTTAAATTCGGACCCAATTCCCTGACCACCTTgagaccccccacccccaaacatGGCATTGCCTCAGAGGAGGGAGCCAGCTCCTGAGGGTCCCTACCCTCCTATTTGACAGGTTTTAGTGCCTCCAATGCCATCTCCAGCATAAATGGCCTCTTTGGAGGGTCCCACCTGTGCTGAGCTTGTGACTTTTCACCTTGATAGCCGATGAGCTGGGGCCATGCACAAGGCCTCCTGGGGACCGATAGAATTTCTAACTGAAAGGGATCTGGCAGTGGAGGGGGCCCCAGCCAGGCCTGAATGTGAGCCCCTAGATCAGGTGACGGCCCCAGGCTCAGAGTTCCCCTAAGGCCCCTCCATGATGAGTGACCAGGGCAGGTCCTTGTCCCCATGTGGGCCCCTTGAGAAGGACAGAACAGTCTAGAGGCCCCTTCTTGCTGCCCTCCCTGCCTTACTTGAGAAACAGGGCCTGTCCAGGGCAAAGGTGGAAAGTTGATAAAGGGAGTCTGGGGATGGTGGGCAGGAAGGCCACCCTATCCTCCAGGGTGGAAGGAACTGGGCCTGCAGGCTGGGTTTCCTGAGAGATGTGTGGGCGTTCACCTCTTTGAGTTTGCTTCACCTGGGACCCATAGGTATCTCTAACCTTCATTCTCTGACCTCtctccctgcccaccctccttcctccctcctcagtACTCTGTTGGCACCAAGCCATTTGACCTCCAGAGTGAACCATGGTGGGGTGGGGCTTTGTTTCCCCTTTCCCCTGGCTCACTGCCTCCTCAGGCCTGGGTATTCTGTCATCTAGACCCGCATGTCCTCTTCCTAAAGTTTTGAACaagaggtttttcttttcttggagctCAGTACAAGGAAAtgctttgtctctctctctctcctgaggATCTGCTAGACTTCCTCTCTTCTGCAACAAAAACTATAGCTGCTCTCTTTCCCTTTATCCCTTGCCTATCAGTCATTCAGGATTAAGCAATTTAGATCACTCTCATGACAATATTGGCTTTCCTCCTCTTTTGTGCctttgaacttcttttctttttcttttgtactggtgattgaacccacaggtgctctaCTGAGTgacactgagtgacatccccaattctttttttattttattttttattttgagacagggtttaatcatgttgcccaggctggccttgaacttgtgatcctcctgcctcagcctcccactgtggctcttttgtttttctatgtgaCAGTTAATTTCCCTTGAGTGCTTTCATTATGTGTGTGGGGTGGGTAAAGGGGAGGGGTCAAAGAACTGAACACTTCCTAACATCAGAAATTCTAGCAGCTTCCCTCCTTACCCCACTACCTCCCCCACAGGCCTGGTAATAGGACAAAATCCCTTCACTGAAGAGCACTCCTAAAGCCTCTGCCTAGGAATTTATCACGAAGGACCTACACTCTAATCCCAGGGCAAAGAGATCTAAGAAGGAGCTTCTATGGCTTCCTTGTGGCCCATGAGAGTTGAGACCATTATGTCATGGGTGAGTAGAAGAGAAAGACTTTGGGAACAAGATCAGCTTGTTCTGGCATTCCCTAGCTCATTGAGCCTTTGTTTGCCCATCTGAGAGGTGGATTCTTGAGAGAAACCAATGAACTAGTCTAATAGGGTTAGGACCCTAGCAGGGACAGGTGGCAAGTTTTGGCAGGGACCACTTACCTGTTCGATCATCACTGTCATTGAAGTCTACCTGGACAGAATGGCCATTGTTGGTGATGCTGAGGGATGTGCAGGTTTCATAGGAAAGCTCCAGTGGCTGCAGGCTGGGTGAGTACACAGCCTGGCTCGATATGATGTTGATGGGTGACTGGCGGTCTCCCTGAGCAATGGGATACAGCTTGTGCCAATTCAAGGGGCCTGCAGGCAGGGAGTGGGCAAGGACTCAGGATATCCAGGATCTCTGAGCTTCAGGCTGAAGGAAGCCCTGGGGTTCGATTCCCAGGCATCCCTTCAGTGAGACTTTGCTTTGAAGCAGCCTGGAGTTCTAATCCCATTCTGCTAATTTCCCCTCagcctccatttccttctctggaaAATGGCTTCACTAAAACTTCCCTCCCACCATACTAGGAAGCCCAGAGAGGAAATGCATGGAAGGGAACATGGCGGGGCTACAGACAGAGTTGGTTCCAGGTAGTGAATCCCAAAACCCCTAGTCTCCAACACACAATCAGGGAGGCCCCCAAGCATCTGAAGTTTCTGGTCTGATCTTATCAGTATTTAACCTCTTCCTGAACCTTGAGTAACTTAGTGCAAACTTGGCGTTTGTGATACTAATAACAAAAACATCAACCTAGCTTTGGCTCGGTGACGTGTATTTACTCCTCACAACTGTCTTATGAAGTAGAAAGTTGCATGATGCCTATGTCACAGATGAGAGGACCTAGGGCCATGTGTGCATGTtcgcacacacacatgctataAACACATGGCATGTACCTGTACCATCTCCAGTTGACCTCCCCAAGCACGTGCCCAGAGGTCCACTGAGATCttcacatgtgtacacacatgtgcacagcGACCTGGGTCACCATGCCAGGCTCAGAACACGCATGTGCTCACACTCACAGCCCTACTGACTACATCTGACATACATCTATGCACCCTCACACACAAAACCTCCTGTTGGAAAACCAAGTTTGCACAAGGGGACCACAGCAAAACACATGcccgtgcacacacacgcacacatacacacctgcATGCACACCCACGGGCGCCCACCACCTGCCTCCCAGAGGCTCCATCTGCAGCCTAGAGGCTCAGCATCTCCCTGGGGAACATCCTGAGATACAGCCTATTTTTAGAGCTACTGCCGGCTGGTGCTTCTCCCCCTTTTTGGCTTCTTAAGTTTTCCTGAGAAAACAGCAGCAGGTGCCGACAGAGCTGTGTCCCCAATGGATGACTCAGAATCGCGGCCAGCCCTACTGGGTTATTTTTGAAGCCCTGAGAGTGCTGCCGCATGCCGGCACCTCTGTCCTCTGTCCTTTGCTTTCTCGTTGCCCCTAGACAGGACAATCCATGTGTAGTTGGGTGAGGGGCAGCTACCTGTGAGCAGCAGGCCCATGGAACAGGCCCTTCAGGATGCTGGATGCTCAGAGCTGGTGGGCAGGATTAGCAGGGAGGGCTGAAGTAGGGGACTCAAACTTGGTAGAAGCACCCAAGAGTTAACTGCTGGGGGAAGATGGTCTTCCATGTGTGCTGTCAATCTGCCCCTTCTTTGCCTTTTCGTCCATCTTTGCCGGTCTTGGTTGCCTTTTTTTGAATGTCTCTGTTCAGTTCCTGCATGTTCAGATCTGGGGTACCCCTTCCAAAACATGCTCCTTTGTCCTTCGGCGTTTCAGAGGGGACCAGAGACTCTGAAGCACCTCCCTGATTCCCTTTGATCCACTGCAACTTCGTGTTCCCAAAGATTGTGGTTCAGGACCCCCCCATCCCCCCTCACAATGACTCTCTCCCCAGGGAAATGGagctgaaggaatgaatgaatgcccCTTCCAACCCCCATCTGTCCTACCTGGGTTCCCCTACTGATAGTCTGGATCTTGGGGGTACATTGTTCATCCCCAGGGACATGGGAAAGCCCTTACTCCATACCTCCATCCCTGCTTGATAAGTAGACTAAAAGGGAATTGTCGGGTCCCAGACCCACACATAAGCCGTCTGGCTTATTTGCTGCGTCCTTCCTCCTTTCTGCATCCTATAGCAACTGAGGCAGGGTAGAAAATCTATTTCCCCGTTAGACCAGGAGGCTAGTATGGGCCACCGGCTCCCGCTTCACATCGACGTGCTCAGACACCCTGCTGGGTGTGGACACTCCGACACATGCCCCCAAGTGCCCCTTTCCCTCACTTACCGATGGCCACCGCAGCTCGGTCACTTCCACCGGGAAACTCTCCCGGGGACACGGCGCCCTTGCCCTCACGGAGCCGGGTTTCCCGGAGGTCCCCGCACACACGCCGTGCGCGCTCCCCGCACAGACACCCGCGCACAGCGCTCCGCCGCGACCGCCCCCCGCCGCTGCCCTGGGCCACCTCCACGCGCAGCGCACGCCTGGGACGAGTCAATGAGTGCCGGGGCCGAGTCCCAGCGAGCGCGGCAGTCAGGGGCTGCGCGGAGGTGGCGGCAGGACGCGTGCAACCATTGGGTCACTTGCTGGTGGCCGGGGCCCTCCCGGCGCAGCTCGGACTTTGCACAGCGCGCAGGGGAACCAGGGCTGGGGCTCGGTAAGGGAGCCAGGTTCTGGGGGCTGGACAGGAGAGGGGTCCCGGTCGGTCCGGGAGCATGGGGTTGCGCGCTCGGGAAACCCGGCTGGGCGCGCAGGTCTAGGGCGAGTGAGCTGGGTCAGGGCTGGCAGGGGTCTGCGCCTACCGTCGTCCTGGCCGTAGCCCCAGCCGTGGTGGCCGGTCATGCCGCTGCTGTCCCCGCAGCCGTGCACCTGCCGGCTAGGCTTGGTCCGCTTGCTCGGGCTGCGGCTCCAGCCCCGTTCGCTGCCGCGGAGCAGACTCTTAAAGCGGCGGCGGGCGGGAGGAGCAGTTCCCCGGGggcccgccccccaccccccagcaggGCGAGAGAGgccggccctgccctgcccccgcCCGTCCGCAGGCCCTTTAAGTCCTCAATCGAGATGAgaggtgtgtgttggggggtaaACCTGTCCTCCTACCCCCATTCACTCACCGACCTGAGAAGTCTCCCTCTTTTACCCAGCACGTGTACGGACTCTGGAACAGGAGAGACCACCCACGCTGAGGGCTGCAGGACGTCTCTACATTGCATCTCCTCCCTAGGCCTGTCCCTGAGCTGTAAATGCCACCAGTGAAGATCTGAACTCTAGGCCTTGAGTCTTATGGGGGTGAAAAGTCCCCTTCAAACTGCAAACTGCACTGACCATCAAGGGTCCAAATCTGGAGCCTTTCCTGTTTGTCGAATGCCTTGGCAGTTGCTAGGCCAAGCTCTGGGTCCTTCCTATGATACAGTTATGCTACACTGGTGGAGTGCTTACATTGGCTCTATTTAACAGAGCGGGAGACTGAGGTcaagagaggtgaagtgacttgcccaaggtcgtCTGGCCAGGGAATGAGAGAGTCATTCCATTTGCCTCGCTTTGAATGTGGTGGGTTTTACCACATCTGCCATGGTGCTGGGAGCCAGTTAGAGTCCTGGAGCCTTGGGTTAGATGAGGATACAGGATGGTCAATTCACACCCAGGTGAAACCAGAGCACTAAAGTGGGAGTAGGGCAGAATGGCATTAGCCAATGGGCATGGGGTCTGACAGACTCACTTCAACTAGCTTCCCCCACAGATTTAAGTCTGAGGCACTGCCTCCCACCATCCTTCATTCTCTCTGctacttccttctttcctcaggGACCCTTTGCCTGTCCCTCTACAGCCTGCTGTTTGTATCTGCTCTCCTTGCCTCCCTATGCCTTTCAGCATACCTGCTAGGAGTTCAGGCCTTCTACCCTGCACTCAACCTCAGTATCTGCTTTGCCCAACATGTTCCCACCCACGAGCCCTGGACCTTGCTTTGCCATGCCCTCCTCCTGGTATGTCCTCTGTCTTCCACCCACCAACTCCAGCCGGCCCAATCTGATTCATTTTAGCATGTGGCCTTGTGCCAGGGATAGGGCTTGTCTCTGGCTAGGCCTCAGCAGGCAGTTTTTGGAAGATaaacagatgggtggatggaaggacAAGACAAATGATCCCACCCAGGGCCTCTACCCAACAGGAGCCGAAGAGCCATTTGTGGAATGTCTGCTGATCAGACCTTGACCAGGGGACACTATTTAAGGTCCTGTTCTTGATTGACCTTGGGAAGGAGTCTATCATTCCTTCTACCTAGCTCCTCTGTATCTCTGGGTCTGTTTCCCTCTTCTAGTTCCCCAGATAGAATCGTGGAGATTAACTGACAGCTAGTTAGCTTGGCCAACATCAGTGACTTCCCAGTCCTGCAGAGATACCCTTCACTGACCCAGGAGCAGAAAGGGGCTATCAATATAAATCTTACCTTAGGGTAGGGTTAGAGGACTCATGATAGAGCTGTAGGGGGGTGGTTCAAGACCAGCAAGTGATGCAGAATATAACATTGTCAAAGTCCCAGGCCTCCAAGCCAGAAAGACCACCTCCAgatcaagaaaacaaaagcaagccTCAGGGGAGGCCTGCGGCCTCTCTCCTGGAAGGAGACTGTTCTTGCAGGGGACCTGCAGCACACTTAGGGATCTAGGAATGGCCCAAACTCCATTGACCCACATCCTCCTCACAGCAACCCAggtcttttccttatttttaaaatagtacttaaaaataaaatttgaattctttatttatttatttatttatttttttaattgtatacaaatgggatacatgttgtttctctatttgtacatagagtcaaggcataccatttgtgtaatcatacgtttacatagggcaatgatgtttattttttttccctcccccccacccctcccacccctcttttccctctatacagtccttctttccttcattcttaccgctctccttatccctaaccctaaacctaaccctaaacctaatgctaaccccttgAATTCTTAATATAGTTTCTCATCCAGCTTCATCCATGCAGCAATCCTGGGAGGATTTgggtcccattttacagaagagaaatgcAAGGCTCAGGGAGGTTGAGTGATGGGCTTTAGGATGCACAGTATGTGGCAGAGCAAGGATGAAAGCCTAGGGTTCACTCAACATTGTCTAAAATCTTGCAAAGGGGAGGAAGTGAATTTcaaatttgtttctcatttgtgtgtatatgcaaGTGCTCTCAAGAAGGAATTAGAGGAgctgtggttgtgactcagtggtagagcacttgcctagcatgtgctaggtactgggttccatcctcagccccataaagataaataaattttaaaaaaaggtattgtgtccatctacaaccgaaaaaaaaatttttttaaaagaaggaattaGAGAAAGAGGGGAAATGTTGTGCTTCCAGAGAACTCAGAGACTAGAAGGGTCAGGGGAGGGTACCAAAAGTATACTTTCTATACTTCATCTTGACCAAAAGATCTAGAAGTGATCAGACTGtatattttctgaaagaattaaaGTATGTACAGTGTATTACCTCCTCAACAACCATTAAAAATTGATTCAGTTCTTCCCTTCCTGAAGCCTGTCTTTAGCAGTTTCCCCTGGGTGCTGGGAACTCAGACAAGTGAGAGGAGGCAGTGACATCTGCCCTTATCAGGTGAACCTCCAGTTGCCCTAGTAGCCCACTCAGGTCAAGTTGGGGGAAACTATACCCCCATACCGACGCCTCCACTCTCAATTACATGCTGTCTTTAAAGCTGAATTGATTTATCTGCTTGAGAGTTTACTCTTTAGTCTCACTGATATCAGTGGCTCTTGCCTTTCATAATTTATGGGGGAGGAAAGCAGATGAGGAACTATGATGAGCAGCTTGAAAAGTTATGGGCTCACTTATCAAGTATCCTTGGCCAGATCTCACTTCCCTTCAGAGTACAGTGTTTTTGCTCTACAACAAAGTGATAAGGGGGTTGTCCCTGCCTGTCCACTTCATGGGGATCCCTTTGCATATCCATTGAAATTACAGATGTCCAATGCAGAAACAATAGGCAGAATCATGCCTCCTTCTCACTGTTATGCATAGGGTCAGTGGGCCAGGCTGGAAGTCCTGTTCCTTGTacttaaaattgtatatattgagTTTGATACCCACTAtcatatgtgcatgcatgttcacacacacacacacacacacacacacatacacacaaattccACTCCACATacgtatgtatatgtgtacattcAGGGATGCACTGAGACTGAACTGTGTATTCAGATAGACCTGGGATTGACTTCTAGCTAGCTAACATCTCTGGTTGTGTGACCTGGGCAAGTATGCTTCACTTTTctgagttttgggttttttttttttttttttttttttttttttttaaatctatgaaataggactggggttatagctcagtggtcgagagcTCACTTAGCTCATGTGAAGGACTGAATCTAACAGGCTAATAGGATGGTCAGATGAGGTGATAATCCGTGAGACTTCTGGTGCTAAGGATGCAAACCTCTGATCTTAGGACCTCTACTCTCTCCCCTTCCACTTCACTTGTTGACCACATCTAAAACCCCAACAAATGGacatgggggcacatgcctgtaatccaa contains:
- the Ca7 gene encoding carbonic anhydrase 7 isoform X1 translates to MTGHHGWGYGQDDGPLNWHKLYPIAQGDRQSPINIISSQAVYSPSLQPLELSYETCTSLSITNNGHSVQVDFNDSDDRTVVTGGPLEGPYRLRQFHFHWGKKHDAGSEHTVDGKSFPSELHLVHWNAKKYSTFGEAASAPDGLAVVGVFLETGDEHPSMNRLTDALYMVRFKGTKAQFSCFNPKCLLPTSRHYWTYPGSLTTPPLSESVTWIVLREPISISERQMEKFRSLLFTSEDDERIHMVNNFRPPQPLKGRVVKASFRA
- the Ca7 gene encoding carbonic anhydrase 7 isoform X2 yields the protein MGLLLTGPLNWHKLYPIAQGDRQSPINIISSQAVYSPSLQPLELSYETCTSLSITNNGHSVQVDFNDSDDRTVVTGGPLEGPYRLRQFHFHWGKKHDAGSEHTVDGKSFPSELHLVHWNAKKYSTFGEAASAPDGLAVVGVFLETGDEHPSMNRLTDALYMVRFKGTKAQFSCFNPKCLLPTSRHYWTYPGSLTTPPLSESVTWIVLREPISISERQMEKFRSLLFTSEDDERIHMVNNFRPPQPLKGRVVKASFRA